From the Esox lucius isolate fEsoLuc1 chromosome 21, fEsoLuc1.pri, whole genome shotgun sequence genome, one window contains:
- the LOC105019609 gene encoding putative inactive phenolphthiocerol synthesis polyketide synthase type I Pks15 produces the protein MGDAEDDIAVIGIGCNFPGGEGLDNFWKVLLEGKNCAVPIPNERFDCSQWYDPDNNKVGKSCTDKAALIDGFNEFDHKFFGITESEVEQMDPQQKYLLQCTYRALENAGIPMEKASGTRTGVYLGLMNRDYEQLTGGISPNILNHWTGTGLAMSIAANRISYVFNFTGPSVSIDSACSSSLVALHFACQAIRQGDCEMALCGGVSCIIQPTVFVALSMAKMISPEGTSKPFSSRADGYGRGEGCGIVLLKPLKKFSSKSAELNGEVYPLKCCSLHHPN, from the exons GGGAAGGGCTTGACAATTTCTGGAAGGTTCTGCTGGAGGGGAAGAACTGTGCAGTACCGATCCCAAATGAGAGGTTTGACTGTTCCCAGTGGTACGACCCTGATAACAACAAAGTGGGAAAATCATGCACAGATAAGGCAGCGCTCATTGATGG GTTCAATGAGTTTGATCACAAGTTCTTTGGCATCACTGAGTCTGAGGTGGAACAAATGGACCCACAGCAGAAATACCTTCTTCAGTGTACATATAGAGCTCTGGAAAATGCTGGGATTCCAATGGAAAAGGCCAGTGGAACCAGAACAGGGGTGTATTTGG GGTTAATGAACAGAGATTATGAGCAATTGACTGGAGGTATCAGCCCAAATATATTAAACCACTGGACAGGCACGGGACTAGCTATGAGTATAGCAGCCAACCGCATCTCCTACGTCTTCAACTTCACTGGACCCTCAGTGTCCATCGACAGCGCCTGCTCTTCATCCCTGGTTGCACTTCACTTCGCTTGTCAAGCCATCAGACAAG GTGATTGCGAGATGGCTCTCTGTGGGGGTGTGAGCTGTATCATACAGCCAACTGTCTTTGTGGCTCTCAGCATGGCAAAGATGATTTCGCCTGAAGGCACCAGCAAGCCTTTCTCCAGCAGAGCAGATGGCTATGGCAGAGGAGAGGGTTGTGGGATTGTTCTGCTGAAGCCACtgaaaaaa TTTTCTTCAAAGTCTGCAGAGTTGAATGGTGAAGTCTACCCCCTGAAGTGCTGCTCTCTACATCATCCTAACTGA
- the LOC105030071 gene encoding phthiocerol/phenolphthiocerol synthesis polyketide synthase type I PpsD-like, with amino-acid sequence MGDAEDDIAVIGIGCNFPGGEGLDNFWKVLLEGKNCTVPIPNERFDCSQWYDPDNNKVGKSCTDKAALIDGFNEFDHKFFGITESEVEQMDPQQKYLLQCTYRALENAGIPMEKASGTRTGVYLGLMNRDYEQSAGGVSPNIINHWTGTGLAMSIAANRVSYVFNFTGPSVSIDSACSSSLVALHFACQAIRQGDCEMALCGGVSCIIQPTVFVALSMAKMISPEGTSKPFSSRADGYGRGEGCGVLLLKPLKKALKENDNIWGIITKTAVNQDGHTVSPITKPSMVQQEDLLRRIYSESDLSAVQYIEAHGTGTPVGDPIEAGSISKVIAKARPPGLETLRIGSVKGNIGHTESAAGVAGLIKVLLMMKHETIVPSLFYSEDSASIDAKALNIKVPTKAEKWVNSVERVAGINNFGFGGTNAHVIVKQHKHSHVSERNGRKSHKYFVLSASSEKSIIMTMEHSIQEMDKDNKVDLETLAYTSACKRTHLKHKYKKAFRTSSLVDLKDQLQSALSKTFIPSYSDPRLVFVFCGNGVTYHGMCKQLLKHEPVFREKVREIEVLLQRFNNMSILDTLESESESKDFSKPDVVQPLLFAIQVGIASLFKHWGIKPDAILGHSVGEVAAAHCSGLLSLEDAVKVIYLRSILQSKVTGGKMLVVSNMAVSEVLNLLPSYSNKVCLAAFNSPHSCTLSGDADAIDNLHQKLTSSVKSKNLFLRVLDVPAAYHSHMMDPILSQIEDSVGSLQVNDVESELFSTVTGKEAEQTDFCTGKYWAKNIREPVSFEQAVRSATKGKTNVVFVEISPRRALQRNIQETLGNGTQVLTSVQQDKDHETMLNTVSKLFELGVQINWEEFYRGRETSPTPFPVYQFDSTKKDVIIPASRMNRVQTHPVLTQTGSEGNTFSCDLFSDSVSYLHEHKHNGVAIVPGGLYTEIGLSAFMLNVKPKVPLNRVQISISFLSPFVFTKNAPEMKVQLETEENETHVKIHSNSSTYASGTIVYNPELQVEEQNISLSTISKRCQSVVSSVEFYNKGHGGFQYGPVFQNKSDVHYGEEFREAFSAVTVPEELLSQLHDYCIHPVVLDFLMQLAPVTVSQGFSARPGFPAKIGSLTVFEPLQQEMIIYVRAVDVGVHHFEICGCFTDKKGRVLVELKNVIIKYLDIRSSIVEEYFFHNDFRMASEDIRSSQAPTAIVFSDQDSISKAIQQHLSSESRYISFACAKEFLSCEFPTLLANLKISDIKKNIKEVLFVWGEDDLTALNTEKVMEIMLNSCELFRKIVLELRASRFPNSIRVITYRSSENTVDRISPGFVLSGMLKACAAEMPDLSFQLIDISSVFTEDIRALSHVLMSYPSSKYQELVVKDGLIFKSEIVHTSVETNESSGRSIYSLMSEPCIFQTADPYRTISLSAIGCEVEKKDISEKSVEIQLSKICVHSSDFYPVTVTDLNFGQTLYWNKHASQNHQLLALDFSGTVTAVGKEVSKLKAGDRVVSCYPVPVSSAIMIPEGACYKTKRLPFLHKVPCVSYFVLAFEIVHRALPRVKQQRTLGIVSSFPNSGLVNVLTQTANKSGWNVIVGSQSKELLVNADKMDAFVLLPSFDESLLANAGRFPGVKHIILVCDSQTQDLLTKSVFQSVNDTVQMITLHMSSIIRKGSLIAQKPPIYRWLKSLHLDRTSFVLKSSPFQKVPSECINVLPVKESESYFNLESLPIVVLGKDDNHAISSIPLLPKPNGHFQKNSVYIVTGGLTGLGFETVKFISQKGGGNIIILSRRSPTPDIQQEISKLETKYNVHITCMGCDVSVSDQVFRVIDHIRQKFPSCPIKGIFHSAVVLHDGLMETLDRSHYEKVLKPKVNGALNLHNATKDCKLDYFVCYSSVASFIGNGSQSNYAAANSFLDTFCHYRRGNGLAAQSINWGALNLGLLLNKDNVQRLLEAKGLMVMDVTEIHECLEQCLKMNKPQQAVCKFNFKNMRNNVMAQNSAMTMRMTSLVVEAIQKAKLKESRSGQNNASTPPSEFARSVLSETIGIDMMELKNDSSLSALGLDSMLAMNLQNHIFQERGLNVPLVKLLDPNSTVSTLITILKDGTEGDSQNNDKEDNKDAFFTRL; translated from the exons ATGGGAGATGCTGAGGATGACATTGCTGTCATTGGTATTGGCTGCAATTTCCCTGGAG GGGAAGGGCTTGACAATTTCTGGAAGGTTCTACTGGAGGGGAAGAACTGTACAGTACCGATCCCAAATGAGAGGTTTGACTGTTCCCAGTGGTACGACCCTGATAACAACAAAGTGGGAAAATCATGCACAGATAAGGCAGCGCTCATTGATGG GTTCAATGAGTTTGATCACAAGTTCTTTGGCATCACTGAGTCTGAGGTGGAACAAATGGACCCACAGCAGAAATACCTTCTTCAGTGTACATATAGAGCTCTGGAAAATGCTGGGATTCCAATGGAAAAGGCCAGCGGAACCAGAACAGGGGTGTATTTGG GGTTAATGAACAGAGATTATGAGCAATCGGCAGGAGGTGTCAGCCCAAATATAATCAACCACTGGACGGGCACGGGACTAGCTATGAGTATAGCAGCCAACCGCGTCTCCTACGTCTTCAACTTCACTGGACCCTCAGTGTCCATCGACAGCGCCTGCTCTTCATCCCTGGTTGCACTTCACTTCGCTTGTCAAGCCATCAGACAAG GTGATTGCGAGATGGCTCTCTGTGGGGGTGTGAGCTGTATCATACAGCCAACTGTCTTTGTGGCTCTCAGCATGGCAAAGATGATTTCGCCTGAAGGCACCAGCAAGCCTTTCTCCAGCAGAGCAGATGGCTATGGCAGAGGAGAGGGTTGTGGGGTTCTTCTGCTGAAGCCACtgaaaaaa GCTCTCaaagaaaatgacaatatttggGGCATCATCACAAAAACTGCAGTAAACCAAGATGGCCACACAGTCAGTCCAATCACCAAGCCATCCATGGTCCAGCAAGAGGATCTTCTGCGCAGAATCTATTCAGAGTCAGACCTGTCAGCTGTCCAGTACATAGAGGCTCATGGGACTGGAACTCCAGTGGGGGACCCCATAGAAGCTGGCAGCATCTCCAAAGTAATTGCCAAAGCCAGACCTCCAGGTTTAGAGACACTCCGCATCGGCTCTGTGAAAGGCAACATCGGTCACACAGAATCTGCAGCTGGAGTGGCAGGGCTCATCAAGGTACTCCTTATGATGAAGCATGAAACCATTGTCCCTTCACTCTTCTATTCTGAGGACAGTGCCAGTATTGATGCTAAAGCCTTAAATATTAAGGTTCCCACAAAAGCAGAAAAGTGGGTCAATTCTGTTGAAAGGGTTGCAGGGATAAATAACTTTGGTTTTGGAGGAACAAATGCTCATGTTATTGTCAAACAACACAAGCACTCACATGTTTCTGAAAGAAATGGCAGGAAATCACACAAGTATTTTGTACTCTCTGCAAGTTCTGAAAAGTCAATTATTATGACGATGGAGCACTCAATTCAAGAGATGGACAaagacaacaaagttgatctaGAAACGCTTGCATACACATCCGCTTGTAAGAGAACTCacttaaaacacaaatacaagaaGGCTTTCAGAACTTCCTCTCTGGTGGATCTAAAGGATCAACTCCAGTCTGCCCTGAGTAAAACTTTCATCCCCTCATACTCAGATCCAAGATTAGTATTTGTCTTTTGTGGGAATGGTGTGACTTACCATGGCATGTGCAAGCAGCTCCTGAAACATGAGCCTGTGTTCAGAGAGAAGGTCAGGGAGATTGAGGTGCTTCTCCAAAGGTTCAATAACATGAGTATCTTAGACACACTTGAGAGTGAGTCTGAGAGTAAGGACTTTTCTAAACCAGATGTTGTCCAGCCCCTTCTGTTTGCCATCCAGGTTGGCATTGCCAGTCTTTTCAAGCACTGGGGAATCAAACCTGATGCCATTCTGGGTCACTCTGTTGGAGAGGTGGCTGCTGCCCACTGTTCAGGTCTCTTGTCACTTGAGGATGCAGTGAAGGTGATCTACCTCCGCAGTATTCTGCAGAGTAAGGTCACAGGAGGGAAAATGCTTGTGGTCAGTAACATGGCAGTGTCAGAGGTCTTAAACCTTCTTCCTTCTTATTCAAATAAGGTTTGCCTTGCAGCCTTCAACAGTCCACATTCCTGTACCCTCTCAGGTGATGCAGATGCTATAGATAATCTCCATCAAAAGTTGACCAGCTCAGTTAAGAGTAAGAATCTGTTCCTCCGTGTCCTTGATGTCCCTGCTGCATACCACAGCCATATGATGGATCCCATCCTCTCTCAAATTGAGGACAGTGTTGGCTCTTTACAGGTCAATGATGTTGAATCAGAATTGTTCTCAACAGTGACAGGTAAAGAGGCAGAGCAGACTGACTTCTGCACAGGCAAATATTGGGCCAAGAACATTAGAGAGCCAGTTTCATTTGAACAGGCAGTGAGATCTGCAACCAAGGGAAAGACGAATGTGGTGTTTGTGGAGATAAGCCCTAGAAGGGCCCTACAAAGGAACATCCAGGAGACTCTGGGAAATGGGACACAAGTGCTGACCTCAGTTCAGCAAGATAAAGACCATGAGACAATGTTGAACACTGTGTCCAAGCTGTTTGAGTTGGGGGTTCAGATAAACTGGGAAGAGTTCTACAGAGGACGAGAGACATCACCAACACCATTTCCTGTTTATCAGTTTGATTCAACCAAGAAAGATGTTATCATTCCTGCATCACGAATGAACAGAGTACAAACTCATCCTGTGCTAACTCAGACAGGAAGTGAGGGCAATACCTTTAGCTGTGATCTGTTTTCTGACTCAGTATCATACTTGCATGAGCATAAACACAATGGTGTTGCCATTGTCCCTGGTGGACTGTATACTGAGATCGGTTTGTCAGCTTTCATGCTAAATGTTAAACCAAAGGTGCCACTCAATAGAGTACAAATCAGCATCAGCTTTCTAAGTCCATTTGTCTTCACCAAAAATGCACCAGAGATGAAAGTGCAACTTGAAACAGAAGAGAATGAAACACATGTTAAGATACACTCTAACTCCTCAACCTATGCATCAGGGACAATAGTGTATAATCCGGAACTCCAAGTTGAAGAGCAAAACATTTCGCTAAGCACCATCTCCAAACGATGCCAGTCAGTGGTGAGTTCTGTGGAGTTTTACAACAAGGGTCATGGTGGGTTTCAGTATGGCCCTGTTTTCCAAAATAAGAGTGATGTGCATTATGGTGAAGAGTTCAGGGAGGCTTTTTCAGCTGTCACTGTCCCTGAGGAGTTGCTGTCTCAGTTACATGATTACTGCATTCATCCTGTAGTTCTGGACTTCCTGATGCAACTTGCTCCTGTTACAGTGTCACAAGGGTTTTCTGCCAGGCCCGGGTTTCCAGCCAAAATAGGCAGCCTGACTGTCTTTGAACCTCTGCAACAGGAAATGATTATTTATGTGAGGGCAGTTGATGTAGGAGTCCATCACTTTGAAATATGTGGTTGTTTTACAGACAAAAAGGGAAGAGTTCTGGTTGAGCTTAAGAATGTGATAATTAAGTATCTTGACATTCGTTCTAGTATCGTTGAGGAATACTTCTTCCACAATGACTTCAGGATGGCTTCAGAGGACATTAGGTCCTCTCAGGCACCAACAGCCATAGTCTTTTCTGACCAGGATAGCATTTCCAAAGCCATTCAGCAACACTTGAGCTCAGAATCTAGATACATTTCCTTTGCATGTGCCAAGGAATTCCTGAgctgtgaatttcccacacttcTTGCTAACCTTAAGATCTCAGATatcaagaaaaacattaaagaaGTCTTGTTTGTCTGGGGTGAGGACGACCTCACAGCACTCAATACTGAGAAGGTCATGGAGATTATGCTAAACAGCTGCGAATTGTTCCGTAAAATAGTCCTGGAACTTAGGGCAAGTCGTTTTCCAAATTCCATCAGAGTAATAACTTACAGGtcatcagaaaacacagtggaccgcATCAGCCCAGGATTTGTCCTCTCAGGCATGTTAAAAGCATGTGCTGCAGAAATGCCAGATCTTTCCTTCCAGCTAATTGACATCAGTTCGGTCTTTACTGAGGACATCAGAGCTTTGTCTCACGTCTTAATGTCATACCCTAGCAGCAAATACCAGGAGCTGGTTGTGAAAGATGGTCTGATTTTTAAATCTGAAATTGTACATACTTCAGTGGAAACTAATGAGAGCTCTGGGAGAAGTATTTACTCTTTAATGTCTGAGCCATGTATCTTTCAAACAGCTGATCCCTACAGAACAATTAGCCTGTCTGCCATTGGCTGCGAAGTTGAGAAAAAAGACATCTCTGAGAAATCGGTTGAGATTCAGCTCAGTAAGATTTGTGTTCATTCCTCAGACTTCTACCCTGTTACTGTCACAGATCTTAACTTTGGTCAGACATTGTACTGGAACAAACATGCATCTCAGAACCACCAGCTTCTTGCCCTTGACTTTAGTGGCACTGTCACAGCTGTAGGCAAAGAGGTGAGCAAACTGAAAGCGGGAGACCGTGTAGTCTCATGTTATCCTGTTCCTGTGTCATCTGCGATCATGATTCCTGAAGGAGCCTgctacaaaacaaaaaggctccCATTTCTCCACAAGGTTCCATGTGTTTCATACTTTGTGCTGGCATTTGAAATTGTGCACAGAGCGTTACCAAGAGTCAAACAACAGAGAACTTTGGGTATTGTTTCCTCTTTTCCAAATTCTGGTCTAGTAAATGTCTTAACCCAAACAGCAAATAAATCAGGATGGAATGTCATTGTTGGGTCACAGTCCAAAGAGCTGTTGGTAAATGCTGATAAAATGGATGCGTTTGTCCTCCTGCCATCATTTGATGAATCTCTGTTGGCAAATGCAGGCAGGTTCCCAGGCGTCAAACACATCATCCTTGTCTGTGATTCCCAAACCCAAGACTTGCTAACAAAGAGCGTTTTTCAAAGTGTGAATGATACTGTTCAAATGATTACCCTTCACATGTCCAGCATCATACGAAAGGGATCACTCATTGCCCAGAAGCCTCCTATTTATCGTTGGCTTAAGTCCCTACATTTAGACAGGACATCATTTGTTCTAAAAAGCTCTCCCTTTCAGAAAGTGCCATCAGAATGTATCAATGTTCTGCCTGTTAAGGAATCTGAATCATACTTTAATTTAGAGAGCCTGCCTATTGTGGTGCTAGGCAAAGATGATAACCACGCAATATCCAGCATTCCTTTGCTGCCTAAACCAAACGGGCATTTCCAAAAGAACTCTGTGTACATTGTCACAGGTGGTCTCACTGGGCTGGGGTTTGAGACTGTGAAGTTCATTTCtcagaaagggggagggaatATCATAATTCTCTCCAGAAGAAGCCCCACACCAGACATACAACAGGAGATCAGCAAACTGGAGACAAAATACAATGTCCATATCACATGTATGGGATGtgatgtctctgtctctgatcAGGTATTTCGAGTAATTGATCACATCAGACAGAAATTTCCCTCTTGTCCAATCAAAGGGATTTTTCACAGTGCTGTTGTCCTACATGATGGCCTGATGGAAACCCTTGACAGATCTCACTATGAGAAAGTGCTGAAGCCCAAAGTGAACGGAGCTCTAAATCTACACAACGCTACAAAAGACTGTAAGTTAGATTACTTTGTGTGCTACTCCTCTGTTGCGTCTTTTATTGGCAATGGCTCACAGTCAAACTATGCAGCAGCCAATTCATTCTTGGACACATTCTGTCATTATAGACGAGGAAATGGACTTGCTGCACAGTCCATCAACTGGGGGGCTTTGAATCTTGGTCTCCTTCTGAACAAGGATAATGTCCAAAGATTACTTGAGGCAAAGGGATTGATGGTTATGGATGTTACAGAGATTCACGAATGTCTGGAACAATGCCTAAAGATGAACAAACCCCAACAGGCTGTTTGCAAGTTTAACTTCAAAAACATGAGAAACAATGTGATGGCTCAAAATTCAGCAATGACCATGCGAATGACTTCCTTAGTTGTGGAGGCGATACAAAAAGCCAAACTGAAAGAGTCCCGGTCGGGACAGAACAACGCTTCTACTCCCCCAAGTGAATTTGCAAGATCTGTACTCAGCGAAACCATCGGTATTGACATGATGGAGTTGAAGAACGATTCTTCTCTTTCGGCCTTAGGCCTTGACTCAATGCTAGCCATGAACCTGCAAAACCACATCTTTCAGGAGAGGGGTTTGAATGTGCCACTGGTTAAATTGCTGGACCCAAACAGCACAGTTTCTACACTGATAACAATCTTGAAGGACGGCACTGAGGGTGATTCTCAAAATAATGATAAAGAGGACAATAAAGATGCATTTTTTACCAGGCTGTAG